In Streptosporangium album, the following are encoded in one genomic region:
- a CDS encoding ABC transporter substrate-binding protein, which yields MNTRILTTLAAGALLAATTACGAQSLDGGTSGAAATAPDVVLDPAPTDEKAADVINAITPDKDLAAKAPASVKSGGLKVVSSMGYPPMELFASDGKTPIGFDPALARAIARKLGVKVTITDEEFNSQIPGVLTGRYDFVISSMTDNPERQGQVTFVDYVQAGSGMLVKAGNPAGVTGPKDLCGKTVSVVDNGSSMELAESYDADCKKDGKTAVNILKFPGDTEAMLQVSNGRAQAIVTDYVVAAYKSADPKLAMEAIALEGTESPWGIGMKPANKELIESVRGALDALIQSGEYGKLLAAWNLDKLAVQSAVINGGK from the coding sequence TTGAACACCCGGATTCTCACCACGCTCGCCGCCGGCGCACTGCTGGCCGCCACCACGGCCTGCGGCGCCCAGTCCCTGGACGGCGGAACGTCCGGCGCGGCGGCCACGGCGCCGGACGTCGTCCTCGACCCGGCTCCCACCGATGAGAAGGCGGCCGACGTCATCAACGCCATCACCCCCGACAAGGACCTCGCCGCCAAGGCGCCGGCGAGCGTGAAGTCCGGCGGCCTGAAGGTCGTCTCCTCCATGGGCTACCCGCCGATGGAGCTGTTCGCCAGCGACGGCAAGACCCCGATCGGTTTCGACCCCGCCCTGGCCAGGGCCATCGCCAGGAAGCTCGGCGTCAAGGTGACCATCACCGACGAGGAGTTCAACTCGCAGATCCCCGGCGTGCTCACCGGCCGCTACGACTTCGTCATCTCCTCGATGACCGACAACCCGGAGCGGCAGGGCCAGGTCACCTTCGTCGACTACGTGCAGGCGGGCTCGGGGATGCTGGTCAAGGCCGGCAACCCGGCCGGCGTCACCGGGCCGAAGGACCTGTGCGGCAAGACGGTCTCCGTCGTCGACAACGGCTCCTCGATGGAGCTGGCCGAGAGCTACGACGCCGACTGCAAGAAGGACGGCAAGACCGCGGTGAACATCCTGAAGTTCCCCGGCGACACGGAGGCCATGCTCCAGGTGAGCAACGGTCGCGCGCAGGCCATCGTCACCGACTACGTGGTGGCCGCCTACAAGTCCGCGGATCCCAAGCTCGCCATGGAGGCGATCGCCCTCGAAGGCACCGAGAGCCCGTGGGGCATCGGGATGAAGCCGGCCAACAAGGAGCTCATCGAGTCCGTCAGGGGCGCGCTGGACGCGCTCATCCAGAGCGGGGAGTACGGCAAGCTGCTCGCGGCGTGGAACCTCGACAAGCTGGCCGTCCAGTCCGCTGTGATCAACGGCGGTAAGTGA
- a CDS encoding amino acid ABC transporter permease, whose product MTVRTEPITDASGRSIPVARTWHWGRWLAAAVALAVAAQLAYLIVANPNLDWGKVAEYVFHERILSGVWVTIEISVLATALGLVLGVLVAIMRLAHNPVLSGLATFYIWFFRGTPVLVQLIFWYNLAFLFPELVLKIPFTMIGVKWDTNQVMTGFTSAMLGLGLNLAAYFAETVRAGIQAVDNGQTEAAYALGMTPAKRMRVIVLPQALRIIIPPTGNEFISMLKTTSLVYVVAGHDLMTNASQIYKANNRIMELLIVASLWYMLMTAVATFLQGRLERRFGSEAVRLVRGGGLAARILPKAAA is encoded by the coding sequence GTGACCGTGCGGACCGAACCGATCACCGACGCGTCGGGCAGGTCGATCCCCGTCGCGCGGACCTGGCACTGGGGCCGCTGGCTGGCCGCGGCGGTCGCGCTGGCGGTCGCGGCCCAGCTGGCCTACCTCATCGTGGCCAACCCGAACCTGGACTGGGGCAAGGTCGCCGAGTACGTGTTCCACGAGCGGATCCTGAGCGGGGTCTGGGTCACCATCGAGATCTCGGTCCTGGCCACGGCCCTCGGGCTGGTCCTGGGCGTGCTGGTCGCGATCATGCGGCTGGCGCACAACCCGGTGCTGAGCGGGCTGGCCACGTTCTACATCTGGTTCTTCCGTGGCACGCCGGTGCTCGTGCAGCTCATCTTCTGGTACAACTTGGCGTTCCTGTTCCCCGAGCTGGTGCTCAAGATCCCGTTCACCATGATCGGCGTCAAGTGGGACACCAACCAGGTGATGACCGGCTTCACCTCGGCCATGCTGGGGCTGGGGCTGAACCTGGCGGCCTACTTCGCCGAGACCGTGCGCGCCGGGATCCAGGCCGTCGACAACGGCCAGACCGAGGCGGCGTACGCGCTGGGCATGACCCCGGCCAAGCGGATGCGGGTCATCGTGCTGCCCCAGGCGCTGCGCATCATCATCCCGCCCACCGGCAACGAGTTCATCTCCATGCTGAAGACCACCTCGCTGGTCTACGTGGTCGCCGGGCACGACCTGATGACCAACGCCAGCCAGATCTACAAGGCGAACAACCGGATCATGGAGCTGCTGATCGTGGCGAGCCTTTGGTACATGCTCATGACCGCCGTGGCGACCTTCCTGCAGGGCAGACTGGAGCGCCGCTTCGGCTCCGAGGCCGTACGGCTGGTGCGCGGCGGCGGCCTGGCCGCCAGGATCCTGCCGAAGGCGGCCGCATGA